aaatgaCAGGAGACAGTGTATCACAGATATAATTGAAATAGCAAATAGGCGAGATCATTCTTAACCAAAAAAGGGGAGAATGGAATCAAATGTTGAAATATGGAAAAGTCTAGTCTCCTTCTTAAAAACTGACTGTTGGGTGAAAGGCTTCTATTCTCTGCAGGGACATCTGAAGATGTCACTTGGCTATACTCTGGTGCCTTTGATGTTGGAAAATTTTTCAGGTAAACAGAAGCTAAAAATAGATTATAAAGCGGGGAAAAATAAGCTTGTGGACAGTTCACAAGGATAAATTACACAATATGTCAGCAATTTTCAATCTTGCATGAAAATCACAAGTAGTATATTCAAAGCAATTTGAGGATCAGCAGGTGGTTTGCACCATTTCTGTGTCCATAGAGGAAAGTCAAGATATTCATTGCAGAATGGAATCAGATAAAACTCATATACTTGGTAGCTCccataaaaaaacccaaatggaaGCCTAAGAGCTAGTTAGTTGTCTACCAATGGGTGGTTGAGAGGATAAGTTGTTCAGAGATACTGTGTCCTGGGCAATTGAAATGAGCAACCTGGCTTTTAGCAGGTGGGCTGCCAGCAAGTGGGCTCACAGCAGGTGGGCTGGCGGCAGCAGGACTGTCCACAGTAGGATGGGCGGCAGCAGGAGGCCTGGGCATGGTGCAGCTGGCAGCAGCACGGGGGGCTGCAGCTCACCACACAGCAGGGAGGCAGGCAGGTGCCCTCCACGCGGCAGTCAGGTCGGCACCACCTGGTGCGGCAGCTCACAGCTCCACTGCCTCCCTCCTGGCCACAGCCAATGCTACCAGCAATGCCACAGCCAGTCTCACAGCCACTGGTCTGGCAGCAGTTGGTCTGGCAGAAGGTTGGCTGGCAACACCCGGCTTGGCAGCAGGTTGGCTGACAGCAGCTGGAGCCACAGGTCCCACCAGTGGAACAGATGGGAAATCCACAGAAGCTAGTGGAACAGCAGGCCATGGTGTCAGGAGTTAGGTTGAGAGTTGACTTGTTAAGAGAAGTTTCTGAGTTTTGGCTGCACTTCCTACGTCTGGCCTTTTATATATCCTGCAGAGCCGTGTATTTCCCTAACATTTAGCATTTTTCCTTGATACCATCGCGAAGTCAGTCTCTGACTGGCTAATTAATACCTGAGTTGTTAAGGTTATAAATAGCATTTTCAATGGACTGCTTGGGTCATTGTTCAATTAAATCTCATTATGTTTCTTCTTTGCCCTTTGGATCAAGCCAAGGCTCGTTATGGAAGCCACATGATAGTCTAGACTTGGGCCAACCATTGCCCTGGCTTGCTTTGTCATAAATGTCCTTTGACAACCTTGAGGCAGAGTTTATCTAAACTGAACATTCTCTTCCTAACTGGTCATTCAATTAAGGATCATGATTTCGTAAACAATTTGTCTTGACTTGGAATGGCTACCATTAGTGTCATCAAAACGTGAGCTATCTATCACCTGATTCATCAACATCAGAAGAAGTATGCTTTTCTGTGTTCCGTTTGTGCAAGTTACAGGATCCTCAGAACTCGAACAAGTATTTTTGTTATCAATGTACATATTCCCAACTGAAACCCTTAATGACTTTCCTTGTGGATTGTTTCCTGACTCTACTAAATTAAACATAATATGCTAgtaataaatacacattttaataagTCAAACAGTAGGCAGGCATATAAAGAAAAGTTAatgttcttcctcctttccccaaaACATACACATCCCTTCCAAGACTAGTACTTCAGAGATAATCAATATTAATACTTTTGGTGCACGTACTTTGACACATTTCTCCCTGCTTGTGCAAACATAAACCAGTGTATGTGCACATATATTGTCTTGCTTAGTAAAGTTGGGGTCTCCTAtacctatttatttaaaaaaattttaattgtcataaaatacacataacataaaatttaccatcttaaccatttttaagtgtacagttcactaGTGTTAAGCATATTCACATCGTTGTGCaatcaatctccagaactctttttgtCTTACAcaactgaaactctatatccattaaacaaccactcccccattctcccctccccaagcTCTTGGCAGTCATCATTCTAATGTGTGTTTtgatgaatttgactgctctttGTACCTCATGTAAgttgaatcatacagtatttatctttttgtgaccgGCTTATTTCACTTCGCGTAATGTCCtcgagattcatccacattgtagaatatgacagaatttccttcctttttaaggctgaataagatTCCATTGTACGCTTGTTCCAcgatttgcttatccattcatccctcgatgacacttgggttgcttgcCCCTTTTAGCTATTTGCAATTAGTGCTGCCAGGAACATGAGTGTACAAGTATCTCTTGCAGACCACGctgtcaa
This is a stretch of genomic DNA from Eschrichtius robustus isolate mEscRob2 chromosome 20, mEscRob2.pri, whole genome shotgun sequence. It encodes these proteins:
- the LOC137754421 gene encoding keratin, high-sulfur matrix protein, B2A-like; translated protein: MACCSTSFCGFPICSTGGTCGSSCCQPTCCQAGCCQPTFCQTNCCQTSGCETGCGIAGSIGCGQEGGSGAVSCRTRWCRPDCRVEGTCLPPCCVVSCSPPCCCQLHHAQASCCRPSYCGQSCCRQPTCCEPTCWQPTC